Proteins encoded together in one Anaerosporomusa subterranea window:
- a CDS encoding respiratory chain complex I subunit 1 family protein — MSIFITRIALAVAVLFFAPLVLGLIKSLKAKLQNRRGPRLWQPYLDIIKLLKKDEVVSPTTCWVFRVAPFGYLALAFAAAALLPLPLPGQQETYPDIFDVFLLMYVLAAGRFILVLASLDAGSTFGGMGGSREMYVSVLVEPVLVLAFLTVAAPAGSTGLEAMARQAAQAPFSVPYVFAGFAFFILLLAETGRVPVDNPDTHLELTMIHEGMLLEYSGRRLGLIHLAAAVRQLIIILLFVIFFIPWQASWGGILPQVALKVVITAAALAVTETCTNKMRLFRLPGFIAISGLLSLLALVAQ; from the coding sequence ATGAGTATCTTCATTACACGCATTGCGTTGGCCGTAGCGGTCTTGTTCTTCGCCCCGCTCGTTCTTGGTCTGATAAAATCGTTAAAAGCGAAATTGCAGAATCGGCGTGGGCCGAGACTTTGGCAACCGTATCTTGATATCATCAAACTATTAAAAAAAGACGAAGTGGTTTCACCAACAACATGCTGGGTATTTCGAGTTGCTCCCTTTGGCTATCTTGCCCTGGCTTTTGCAGCGGCGGCCTTGCTGCCTCTGCCGTTACCCGGTCAGCAAGAGACATATCCGGACATATTTGATGTATTTTTACTGATGTATGTTTTGGCGGCAGGCCGCTTTATCCTTGTCTTAGCGTCACTTGATGCAGGCAGTACCTTTGGTGGTATGGGCGGGTCGCGCGAGATGTATGTGTCAGTTCTAGTTGAGCCTGTACTGGTGTTAGCGTTTCTGACTGTCGCAGCGCCGGCTGGTTCGACCGGGCTCGAGGCGATGGCTCGGCAAGCGGCACAAGCGCCGTTTTCAGTGCCTTACGTGTTCGCCGGATTTGCATTCTTCATTTTGCTGCTGGCCGAGACTGGCCGGGTGCCAGTTGACAATCCTGACACTCATCTTGAGCTGACGATGATTCACGAAGGCATGTTGCTCGAGTATTCTGGTCGCCGTCTAGGTCTAATCCACTTGGCTGCTGCTGTTAGACAGTTAATTATCATTTTATTGTTTGTGATTTTCTTTATTCCTTGGCAGGCATCTTGGGGTGGTATTTTGCCGCAAGTTGCGTTGAAGGTAGTTATTACCGCCGCCGCCTTGGCAGTAACCGAAACTTGTACAAACAAAATGCGCTTGTTTCGATTGCCTGGCTTTATTGCCATTTCAGGGCTGTTATCATTGTTGGCGCTTGTGGCGCAGTAA
- a CDS encoding proton-conducting transporter membrane subunit, with product MSLQHWLLGAALSCFSAGTVLAWVLRKRPLRVNLAAHGLAVLGCLAAGLCALLILYSQETLTTSAIAFPLGDIYLRLDPLSAWFLLLLGIVGTAVSIYAGAYTRGYYAKEYSLLAGLFNLFLLSMTLVFSVAHVAGFLIAWEMMAIISFLLVNHEHEKPEIRRAAFVYVVMTHIGTAFLIIAFLLMGRAAESLDFAKLSGVALDPVTRNMVFICTLIGFGAKAGIVPLHIWLPRAYPAAPSHAAALMSGVMIKTAVYGLCRFFLEFLGPGPVWWGYTILLLAAVTAFLGVLWALMENDLKKLLAYSSVENIGIILFGVGAGLVFAAREQAALAALAWTAVLYHSLNHAIFKSLLFLVAGSILKGTHTSNLERLGGLIRTMPFTAALFFVGAVSIGALPPLNGFVSEWLTLQSLFFLPQAIPGTLGRLAGVMITALLGLTGALAAACFVKAFGIACLGKPRSHQSEQAKEVSLAMRLPIGVLAICCVALGIWPQAVIGVLQKVLTGFTAVHPSISTDSWQAAVFQSGALAAPLGTASLLGILAVALLVAFCLYRVFGHSTVTAGETWTCGITPSSRMQYSSLGFSKPVRRAFGAILQPQREILADSNTNLYFGRKLTFRSKIEYLLSETLYYPLKWEILHLSAKMKRLQVGNVQVYIAYIMAATIVALLWSAGWQS from the coding sequence ATGTCACTGCAACATTGGCTCTTAGGCGCCGCGCTGTCCTGTTTCAGCGCAGGCACTGTCCTGGCTTGGGTTTTGCGCAAACGACCACTGCGCGTTAATCTGGCGGCTCATGGGTTGGCTGTTCTAGGCTGCTTGGCTGCCGGGCTATGTGCACTTTTGATCTTATATAGCCAGGAAACATTGACTACATCTGCGATTGCTTTTCCATTAGGTGATATCTACCTAAGACTTGATCCGCTGAGTGCGTGGTTTCTGCTTTTGCTTGGTATCGTGGGTACGGCTGTTAGCATATACGCAGGTGCTTATACACGCGGATACTACGCAAAAGAATATTCCCTCTTGGCTGGTCTATTCAATCTTTTTTTGCTTTCGATGACACTAGTGTTTAGTGTTGCCCATGTCGCCGGCTTTCTCATTGCCTGGGAAATGATGGCGATTATTTCATTTCTTCTGGTTAATCATGAACATGAGAAGCCGGAAATTCGTCGAGCCGCGTTCGTATATGTCGTTATGACTCATATTGGCACCGCGTTTCTGATTATTGCTTTCTTACTGATGGGCAGAGCGGCAGAAAGTCTTGACTTTGCTAAGTTGTCAGGAGTGGCTCTTGACCCGGTGACTCGTAACATGGTCTTTATTTGTACGTTAATCGGATTTGGCGCCAAAGCCGGCATCGTGCCATTGCATATCTGGCTGCCCCGCGCCTACCCCGCGGCCCCCAGTCACGCTGCTGCGCTGATGTCTGGAGTGATGATCAAAACAGCAGTTTACGGTCTATGCCGGTTTTTTCTGGAGTTTTTAGGGCCAGGACCGGTTTGGTGGGGTTATACGATTTTACTACTGGCTGCTGTTACTGCCTTCCTTGGCGTCCTTTGGGCGTTGATGGAAAACGACTTAAAAAAGCTGCTTGCCTATTCGAGTGTGGAGAATATTGGCATCATTCTGTTTGGTGTGGGCGCTGGGCTGGTGTTTGCTGCACGCGAACAAGCTGCCTTAGCGGCTCTGGCCTGGACAGCGGTGCTGTACCATAGTCTAAATCACGCAATTTTTAAGTCCCTGTTATTTTTGGTGGCTGGCTCGATACTGAAAGGTACTCATACCAGCAACCTGGAAAGGCTGGGCGGGCTGATTCGCACTATGCCATTCACGGCGGCGCTGTTTTTTGTCGGTGCAGTCAGTATTGGCGCGCTGCCGCCCTTAAACGGTTTTGTCAGTGAGTGGCTGACTCTGCAATCATTGTTTTTTCTACCACAGGCTATTCCAGGAACGCTTGGCAGACTGGCTGGTGTGATGATAACTGCATTGCTAGGCTTGACCGGCGCGCTGGCAGCCGCATGCTTTGTGAAAGCCTTCGGTATAGCCTGCCTTGGCAAGCCGCGTAGTCACCAGTCTGAGCAAGCTAAGGAGGTTTCCCTTGCCATGCGGTTACCGATCGGTGTTTTGGCCATCTGTTGTGTAGCGCTGGGGATTTGGCCACAAGCAGTAATTGGCGTGCTGCAAAAGGTCTTAACTGGCTTTACTGCGGTGCATCCATCAATTAGTACAGACTCTTGGCAGGCGGCAGTTTTCCAATCTGGTGCTTTGGCCGCGCCGTTAGGCACCGCGTCTCTGCTAGGCATCCTGGCGGTAGCGCTGCTAGTTGCATTTTGCCTGTATCGCGTTTTTGGGCATTCGACAGTGACAGCAGGGGAAACCTGGACCTGCGGTATTACGCCAAGCTCGCGGATGCAATATTCATCACTCGGTTTTTCTAAACCTGTCCGTCGCGCGTTTGGTGCGATTCTGCAGCCGCAGCGTGAAATACTGGCAGACTCAAACACGAATTTATACTTTGGCCGCAAATTAACCTTCCGTTCGAAGATTGAGTATCTATTGAGCGAGACATTATATTATCCGCTTAAATGGGAAATTCTGCATTTATCTGCCAAAATGAAACGATTGCAAGTAGGCAATGTGCAAGTATACATTGCCTATATTATGGCGGCAACCATAGTGGCTCTGCTGTGGAGTGCGGGGTGGCAGTCATGA
- a CDS encoding hydrogenase, producing the protein MQILTILLLALAAVQTRVTSLRTAIYVLLVQSVLVAGACLVVALETRELHTYIAALLTAVIKAGVIPFALFRLSGRLKREKEQHPILGPNAASLSACVAIFFAYSLIDHALPGVVSRDALAAAITLVFIGLLLMMTRHQAILQTVGLITMENGIYLVGLSVTQGLPLIIEMGIFLDVLVAVLVLVILTYRLKLSFASTDTSVLEELKG; encoded by the coding sequence ATGCAGATTTTAACTATTCTTCTGTTGGCTCTTGCGGCTGTGCAAACCCGGGTGACTAGTTTGCGAACCGCTATTTATGTGCTGCTGGTACAGTCTGTACTGGTTGCAGGTGCTTGTTTAGTTGTGGCGCTCGAGACGCGTGAACTGCATACGTATATCGCCGCATTGCTTACTGCCGTGATTAAGGCTGGCGTCATTCCCTTTGCGCTGTTCAGACTGTCAGGAAGGCTAAAGCGGGAAAAAGAGCAGCATCCGATATTAGGTCCGAACGCGGCTTCACTGTCTGCCTGTGTCGCGATTTTTTTCGCCTATTCGCTGATTGATCATGCTTTGCCGGGAGTGGTCAGCCGTGACGCATTAGCGGCTGCTATCACCCTAGTGTTTATTGGCTTATTGTTAATGATGACTCGTCACCAGGCAATCCTGCAAACAGTAGGGCTTATTACCATGGAGAATGGCATCTATTTGGTAGGGTTGTCTGTGACTCAAGGCTTGCCGCTGATCATCGAAATGGGCATTTTCCTCGATGTTCTGGTTGCAGTATTAGTGCTGGTGATTCTAACCTATCGCTTAAAACTATCATTTGCTTCAACTGATACGAGCGTATTAGAAGAACTGAAAGGATAA
- a CDS encoding HutP family protein: MEELTSIEVGRAALKMAASESRQEEQDTRAALQKRNIRSAAVDFGGEFVPSVKKIIERSVVAAQRQGLVADNHVGEGAIAGATHAALAQVTPTAVGLNVGGKIGMARHGEHLCVAVYFGVGVLNLNEVAVGLAHRSLPKDEL, translated from the coding sequence ATGGAGGAACTCACTAGTATTGAAGTCGGCAGAGCTGCCCTAAAAATGGCAGCCAGCGAAAGCCGCCAGGAAGAGCAAGACACTAGAGCCGCCTTGCAAAAACGCAATATCCGATCGGCAGCGGTGGATTTTGGCGGCGAATTTGTGCCATCAGTCAAGAAAATTATCGAACGGTCTGTCGTTGCAGCCCAACGCCAGGGCTTAGTTGCTGACAATCATGTCGGCGAAGGAGCGATAGCGGGGGCGACCCACGCTGCTCTTGCTCAAGTGACACCTACAGCGGTAGGGCTTAATGTTGGCGGTAAAATCGGTATGGCTCGTCATGGCGAGCACCTCTGTGTCGCTGTTTACTTTGGCGTCGGCGTCCTCAATCTCAACGAAGTGGCGGTCGGCTTAGCGCATCGCTCATTACCAAAAGATGAGCTGTGA